CCCATTACTTTGCCTTTTTGGCCTTTTTTTAAATCGCTCAACAACATTTGGGTGTGAAGCGGGATATTTCCTTCAGCATCCGGTATCGGGTCACCGTGCGGATCGTACTTTGGAAACTCGAGAAATGCTTCCAGTCTTTCTATCAATACATCCGACTCTATATGCTCAAGCTCTTCCGCTATGTCATGCACTTCATCCCAGCTGAAATTCAATTTATCAACTAAAAAAACTTCCCATAGCCGGTGTCTGCGAACCAGATTTTTAGCTATTTTACTTCCCTCGCTGGTCAGCCGTACTCCTTTGTATTTTTCATATTCCAAAAGCTCTTTATCACTTAACTTCTTGAGCATATCAGTGACAGATGATGCTGTTGTTTGCATCATGGCAGCTATTTCATTTGTTGAAATAGGCTCATGGTTTTGCCGGCTGAGCTTAAAAATGGCTTTTAAATAATTTTCTTCTGCTGTTGAAGGCATTTGAATAGTTTTATTACGAACTTATGATTTTTATCGTAAAATTTATACTAAGATATTTCAAAAAAGATGATTTGGCCTATTTATTCTGACCAAAAAGCTTTTCCTCTACGAGCTCACACAAAATGTGCCCCCAGAGTATATGTATCTCCTGTATGCGTTCAGTTTTTTGATGGGGAACACCTAAATAAATATCAC
This genomic interval from Chitinophagaceae bacterium contains the following:
- a CDS encoding metal-dependent transcriptional regulator, with amino-acid sequence MPSTAEENYLKAIFKLSRQNHEPISTNEIAAMMQTTASSVTDMLKKLSDKELLEYEKYKGVRLTSEGSKIAKNLVRRHRLWEVFLVDKLNFSWDEVHDIAEELEHIESDVLIERLEAFLEFPKYDPHGDPIPDAEGNIPLHTQMLLSDLKKGQKGKVMGVKDTSRDFLQYMDQLNIELGSQIKIISITEYDKSMFIQINGDKEFQISNQVSRNLYVKI